From Planctomycetota bacterium:
GGTTCCAGAGGATTGCCCCGGCCGAGAACACTGCCCACCGCGATGGTCAGCACCATCAGCCCCCAGAGCACCGCGTTGCGCACGGCGATCCGGGTGGAGGTTTGTGGGGCGGAGCGTGGCACGGCCGTGATGTTACAGCGCGATGTCCGCCCGAGCGCGACCGGGTTCCTCCGGAACGCGACCCCATAACATCGCGGCGTGCCGAGTCCCGCGCCCGACGTATCCGCCGACACGTTATCCGCGTTTGCCGTGGCTAACGACGCTGCCGCGGCGACGACGAAGAAGCTGGAGAAGCAATCCGCATTGGCCGGGTATTTCCGAACGCTCGGGGAGGACGATCTGGCAAGGGCGGTGCGGTTCGCTGGGGGGCGGGCGTTCGCCGAGACCGACGAACGCGTCGTCGGCGTGAGCGGGCGGACCTTCGGCGACGTCGCGGTGTCGGTGCTCGGGCTCGACCGATCGGCCTGGCGGCTGGCAGTCATCCGCAACGGTGAAGTCGGCGAAGCCCTCGCGTCGGTTTGGCAGCAGCGCGACGGCGACCCGCTGGTGCTCGCGGACCTGGAGCATCTGTTTGAGGACCTTGCCGCGACCGGCAACGCCGAGGAAAAACGCCACATGCTCGCGGCGGTGCTCCGCCGCTGCAACAACGACCGCGAGGCGGCGTACCTCGGCAAGATCGTCATGGGCGACCTGCGCACCGGCGTGCGCGACGGTAACCTGCTCGCCGCAATCGCCGAGGCGTTCGAGCGGGACGAGGCGGACGTCCGCCGGGCGGCGCTGCTGATCGGCGCGCTGGATGCGGTGGTGCTTCGGGCCAAGGCCGACACGCTCGCCGAGGCGGAGTTCACACTCTTCCACCCGATCCAGTTCATGCTCGCCACGCCGGTGGAGACGGCCGAACTTGCCGCCGAGAAAATGCCCGAGGCCGGCTTCCACACCGACGACAAACTCGACGGCATCCGTGGCCAAGTACACAAGGATGAAACTGGGGACGGGGAACGCCTCCACATCTACACCCGCACTCTCGACCGCACCGACGCGAGCTTCCCCGACGTCGTCGACCAACTGCAAAAGGTGTCAGGGTCCTTTTTGCTCGACGGGGAGATCCTCCCCTACAAGCGCGGCGTCGTGTTGCCGTTCTCGAGCATCCAGAAACGCCTGGGTCGCAAGCAACTCACCGCGAGTATTCTGCAGAAACATCCGTGCGTGTTCGTCGCGTTCGACATCCTCTACCGCGACGGCGTGCTGTTGATGGACGCGCCGCTGACCGAGCGGCGGGCGGTGCTGGAGGACCTGGCCAAACAGTGCGGCGCGACGACGCTCGGTGAGGAGGCGACCGGACCGTTCCTGCTCGCGCGGCAGATGCCGACACGCACCGCCGACGAGATCGAAGCCGCCTTCCTCGAAGCCCGTGCCGCCCGCAACGAGGGCTTGATCCTCAAGGACCCCAGCAGCTCTTACACCCCTGGTCGCCGCGGCGGTGCGTGGCTGAAGTTGAAGACGCACCTGCCCACGCTCGACTGCGTCGTCGTCGCCGCCGAGCACGGCCACGGCAAACGCCGCGACGTGCTCAGCGATTACACCTTCGCCGTCTGGGCCGGCGAGCCCGGCGCGAGCGAACTGCTCACGCTCGGCAAGGCCTACAGCGGCGTCACCGACGCTGAGATCGCCGAGCTGACGACGCTGTTCAAGGAGATCGCCACCGACTTCAACGGGCGGGTATATCAGGTGAAGCCGCAGGTCGTCATGGAGATCGCCATGGACCAGGTGCAGAGAAGCGACCGCCACAATAGCGGCTACGCCCTGCGCTTCCCCCGCATCAAACGCATCCGCCATGACAAGAACATCGAAGACGCCGACACGCTCGAGCGCGTGGCGAAGGTCTACGAAAGCGAAAGCAACTTCGGGCAGGTGGAGGACGAAGTCGACGGGCAGATGAGTT
This genomic window contains:
- a CDS encoding ATP-dependent DNA ligase, whose protein sequence is MPSPAPDVSADTLSAFAVANDAAAATTKKLEKQSALAGYFRTLGEDDLARAVRFAGGRAFAETDERVVGVSGRTFGDVAVSVLGLDRSAWRLAVIRNGEVGEALASVWQQRDGDPLVLADLEHLFEDLAATGNAEEKRHMLAAVLRRCNNDREAAYLGKIVMGDLRTGVRDGNLLAAIAEAFERDEADVRRAALLIGALDAVVLRAKADTLAEAEFTLFHPIQFMLATPVETAELAAEKMPEAGFHTDDKLDGIRGQVHKDETGDGERLHIYTRTLDRTDASFPDVVDQLQKVSGSFLLDGEILPYKRGVVLPFSSIQKRLGRKQLTASILQKHPCVFVAFDILYRDGVLLMDAPLTERRAVLEDLAKQCGATTLGEEATGPFLLARQMPTRTADEIEAAFLEARAARNEGLILKDPSSSYTPGRRGGAWLKLKTHLPTLDCVVVAAEHGHGKRRDVLSDYTFAVWAGEPGASELLTLGKAYSGVTDAEIAELTTLFKEIATDFNGRVYQVKPQVVMEIAMDQVQRSDRHNSGYALRFPRIKRIRHDKNIEDADTLERVAKVYESESNFGQVEDEVDGQMSLFG